From a single Macrobrachium rosenbergii isolate ZJJX-2024 chromosome 59, ASM4041242v1, whole genome shotgun sequence genomic region:
- the LOC136837426 gene encoding uncharacterized protein, whose translation MRETSNVTQCEETQVIQSSSSCSDCSPSSDSSSSSKSSSTSNSSSDSDSSQDLDSNDSVIDKSYVPNYDEDTDDDGNVSKDDRLQRPNQDCSRDSDILVPPVLESSIADAPTLVTPAKKAFDNVEESEKADLKDSYDRHLLEKELSRSEKATDKTSADSVVAVYDLQAVTRLLNGDVNKKGDPFNVKELCYEDFYNIKMLANEIGPMNMKELKLAQVKVLKVVKDSPTSVFYKYSYSEDYQETRVVKDKNFLFSTPGTKLEEEEEEEEEEEEEEEEEEEEEEATYEQNRKPDQSHNSIGSLEYACGNTTTTRIFIHEKRNHL comes from the exons ATGC GAGAAACCTCAAATGTCACCCAATGTGAAGAGACACAAGTAATACAGTCTTCATCATCGTGCAGCGATTGTTCACCATCAAGTGATTCTTCGTCAAGCAGCAAGTCCTCTTCAACCAGCAATTCCTCATCAGATAGCGATTCCTCACAGGATTTAGATTCAAATGATTCTGTCATTGACAAAAGCTATGTACCAAATTATGATgaagatactgatgatgatggtaatgttaGTAAAGATGATCGACTTCAGAGACCTAATCAAGATTGTTCGAGAGATAGCGATATTCTGGTTCCACCTGTGTTAGAATCTAGTATTGCTGATGCACCAACATTAGTCACTCCTGCAAAGAAAG CTTTCGACAACgttgaagaaagtgaaaaggctGATTTAAAAGACAGTTATGACAGACACCTACTGGAAAAGGAATTATCAAGGTCTGAgaaagcaactgataagacaTCAGCGGATTCTGTTGTGGCTGTGTATGATTTACAAGCAGTAACTCGGTTACTCAACGGAGATGTTAAT AAGAAAGGGGATCCTTTCAATGTCAAGGAACTCTGTTATGAAGACTTCTATAACATCAAAATGTTAGCAAATGAAATTGGTCCTATGAACATGAAAGAGCTCAAACTTGCTCAAGTCAAAGTGCTGAAGGTTGTTAAGGACTCACCAACTTCagttttttataagtattcataTTCTGAAGATTACCAGGAAACAAGAGTAGTCAAAGATAAGAATT TCTTGTTTTCGACACCTGGAActaaattagaagaagaagaagaagaagaagaagaagaagaagaagaagaagaagaagaagaagaagaagaagaagccacttATGAGCAAAACAGGAAGCCAGACCAATCACACAATTCTATCGGCTCTCTTGAATATGCGTGTGGAAATACTACAACGACCcgtattttcattcatgaaaagcGAAATCACCTTTGA
- the LOC136837514 gene encoding uncharacterized protein codes for MMSWKCQVALLRWWALLGLSLVAHALKKHYAIDYGDALGQATVEVDENTHLASITPFNSTSPATLMNFRKGLTIYVTNTECLVSNLQTKEGDYKQQLSHRLNPSQNQPTLYVMGAISPHRVRHFLGEEHYRFCSDKQTLRLSHRRPRLPTHIFSVQPDDASKAPDQDSGEVGTEHQRYKRGAKKNKKDKSSKAQRGKDKKSKKDKKNKKPKTKSLLSSTQQLNIKAPRISFPSAYIPHNLTDTTTVIQGSSDHVVLQEEPYLSPSFIRNGDDGLGFRHYRDFHQESNPGNDTRSLGPIRHIISHDTSDPGDGDTKILIPETIVKDGQIFYRYDAEEGAVDATKGQSKRSHTREGDTMDEGAQFDAPFEYHNDSEDSPTDFFPSHESGTSQDEAHFKTDYSIISTPGFSHVHTQAQMGDGMRDASAAVLSDDGSGVHVQGNTDSEGFFVAQAHSVGHSGGRRTSLAHVFGSTHGVLGSAMTNGHGHQSHVQVDMGAHPSSTAHIATHDGSTLLSSSIRATQLGGRAGAQAYGDGASASDAQMEFNPSHPLLGGTGGLTGQGLASATVTKSGSSLLTSISGEAAGGSYLGTAQSSISHDPSFSSTGENATWEIHEDYGHPDGIAHEFGHPDELTGSSHYQDFIHGRHLTDHVPYHTEDFREISSSSQSEGSSDQGHSDHASGGHMIDNIMETVHQPDRQAEIIAYPVSEQSIIDEGGLVGGAGIPPRESEIGQTPIRDHDNLPEGRGIATGGSKAGIVGLATYSQGQVGAPPGPGELLNYPLTGSDKYDYNYYEGGYGSEYYGEEYDGELPQDPRNLPFFDLGAHINGFQPIESNFENFEPMQLGLPGHPEVDSSPLSVDHIDQPLLVSHKYEEPDIQEITPDPPITVHQVQAPTLLPDDTQSSDAIVSHRSQESHEEEYSGDNDYYDHVSLPFPDSPTITPYISTSQPRILISPHISTTSPTPHTSLPERESTSQHQSYLGEVLPEHTGPHHDLPHETHLPYRLPGIIPGQQTISSSPFSENDTFVPTVPQEVSRIHSSQFDTQHHTRPQSLPVQTTQQHSSQFDTQRHTRPQSLPEQTIQQHSSQFDTQRHPRPQSLPQQTIQQQGTGGGMMMMMGIPLDPGNPGSVHYLPGNDGGPDLKVMSVAARQEHSLLSQRQRMFLQPGQKIPGAPGYKVPPGFRGHVILGENLPVTAESRGVVQGFNTHVRVSPQSSYSGPIYTSVSGPDASQHISEEGVPGVHVTLSGDDRPSHGRTGSDRSRTSQQVGRTHSAMRSQPISGSAPVTAGGATPRKSWDGRRGGGPRSQKSWGTPGIIQRVGSDGECGYYSMNCQPAFGPNERDQICRPILITIGCCC; via the exons CATTACGCAATCGATTATGGAGATGCGCTGGGCCAAGCTACGGTTGAAGTTGACGAGAACACCCACCTGGCTTCTATTACCCCCTTCAACTCTACCAGCCCAGCAACCCTAATGAACTTCAGAAAG GGTCTTACAATCTACGTGACAAATACAGAATGCTTGGTTTCAAATTTACAAACAAAGGAGGGTGACTACAAACAACAGCTTTCCCATAGACTAAACCCATCCCAAAACCAGCCAACACTTTATGTTATGGGAGCCATATCTCCTCACAGA GTTAGACATTTCTTAGGGGAGGAACACTACAGATTTTGCTCTGACAAGCAGACTCTGCGGCTTAGCCACAGACGGCCGAGGTTACCTACCCACATATTTAGTGTCCAGCCTGATGATGCTTCAAAGGCACCTGACCAAGATTCTGGGGAAGTGGGAACAG AACATCAAAGGTACAAAAGGGGagcgaaaaagaataaaaaggacaaGTCTTCGAAAGCACAACGCGGGAAGGACAAGAAGTCCAAGAaggataaaaagaataagaagccGAAGACGAAGTCTCTACTGAGCAGCACTCAGCAACTCAACATTAAAGCCCCACGGATTTCATTTCCCTCAGCCTACATACCCCATAACTTGACAG ATACTACTACAGTCATCCAGGGTTCCAGTGATCATGTTGTTTTGCAAGAGGAGCCATATCTTTCACCTTCATTCATCAGAAATGGTGACGATGGGTTAGGTTTCAGGCATTATCGAGACTTTCACCAAGAATCAAATCCAGGTAATGACACACGATCTTTAGGACCCATCAGGCATATCATAAGCCATGACACCAGCGATCCAGGTGATGGGGACACCAAGATACTGATACCAGAAACTATCGTCAAGGATGGGCAAATCTTTTATCGGTACGATGCTGAGGAAGGAGCAGTAGATGCCACAAAAGGACAGAGCAAGCGGAGCCACACAAGAGAAGGAGATACCATGGATGAGGGAGCTCAGTTCGATGCCCCATTTGAATATCATAATGATTCTGAAGATTCACCAACTGATTTCTTTCCATCTCATGAGAGCGGTACCTCACAGGACGAGGCTCATTTTAAGACAGACTACAGTATAATAAGCACACCTGGATTTTCCCATGTGCATACTCAAGCGCAGATGGGTGATGGGATGAGAGATGCTTCAGCAGCTGTTTTGTCGGATGATGGTTCTGGTGTTCATGTACAGGGGAATACTGATTCCGAAGGATTTTTTGTTGCTCAAGCTCATAGCGTAGGACACtcaggaggaagaagaacaagTCTGGCACATGTATTTGGCAGCACTCATGGAGTTTTAGGCTCTGCTATGACAAATGGGCATGGACATCAGTCACATGTCCAGGTAGATATGGGTGCACATCCTTCCTCTACTGCTCATATAGCAACACACGATGGCTCAACCTTACTATCATCCAGCATTCGTGCTACTCAGCTTGGAGGTAGGGCAGGAGCGCAAGCATATGGAGATGGAGCTTCAGCAAGTGATGCACAAATGGAATTTAACCCATCCCATCCACTTCTAGGTGGCACTGGTGGACTAACAGGCCAGGGTTTGGCTTCAGCTACTGTAACTAAATCTGGGAGTTCATTGTTAACGTCCATTTCAGGTGAAGCTGCTGGAGGATCATACTTGGGGACAGCACAGTCTAGTATCAGCCATGATCCTAGCTTTTCTTCCACAGGAGAAAATGCTACTTGGGAAATTCATGAAGATTATGGCCACCCAGATGGTATAGCTCATGAGTTTGGGCATCCAGATGAACTCACTGGAAGTAGTCATTACCAAGATTTTATTCATGGAAGGCATTTAACTGACCATGTACCATACCACACTGAGGATTTTAGAGAAATAAGCAGCTCATCCCAATCAGAGGGATCAAGTGATCAAGGGCACTCAGACCATGCTTCAGGAGGACACATGATCGATAACATTATGGAAACGGTTCATCAGCCTGACAGGCAAGCTGAAATTATTGCATATCCTGTCAGTGAACAGAGTATAATTGATGAGGGTGGTCTAGTAGGTGGTGCAGGAATACCACCAAGAGAGAGTGAAATAGGGCAAACTCCCATCAGAGACCATGATAACCTTCCAGAGGGTAGAGGTATAGCCACAGGAGGTTCAAAGGCTGGCATAGTTGGCTTGGCCACTTATTCCCAAGGCCAAGTTGGTGCCCCTCCAGGTCCAGGGGAGCTCTTAAATTATCCACTGACAGGTTCTGACAAATATGATTACAACTACTATGAAGGTGGTTATGGTTCAGAATACTATGGGGAGGAATATGATGGAGAACTTCCTCAAGATCCAAGAAATCTGCCATTCTTTGATTTAGGAGCTCACATAAATGGTTTTCAGCCAATTGAATCAAATTTTGAGAACTTTGAGCCAATGCAACTTGGCTTACCCGGTCATCCAGAGGTTGATTCATCACCATTATCAGTTGATCATATTGACCAGCCACTACTAGTCTCTCACAAGTATGAAGAACCTGATATACAAGAAATTACACCAGATCCACCAATAACTGTACACCAGGTGCAGGCCCCTACTCTATTACCAGATGATACACAATCCAGTGATGCAATTGTATCACACAGATCTCAAGAGTCTCATGAAGAAGAGTACAGTGGTGACAATGATTATTATGACCATGTTTCATTGCCTTTTCCAGACAGTCCAACAATAACTCCTTATATTTCAACTTCTCAGCCTCGCATTCTAATATCTCCTCACATATCAACTACCtcccctacacctcatacatccttaccagagagagagagcacatcacAACATCAGTCATATTTGGGAGAAGTTCTACCTGAACACACAGGACCCCATCATGATTTACCCCATGAAACACATCTCCCATATCGCCTTCCAGGCATAATCCCAGGGCAACAAACAATTTCATCTTcacctttttcagaaaatgacacGTTTGTACCAACTGTTCCTCAAGAAGTGTCTAGAATACATAGTTCACAATTTGACACACAGCATCACACGAGGCCACAAAGTCTCCCTGTACAAACCACTCAGCAACATAGCTCGCAATTTGACACACAGCGTCACACAAGGCCACAAAGTCTCCCTGAACAAACTATTCAGCAACATAGTTCGCAATTTGACACACAGCGTCACCCAAGGCCACAAAGTCTCCCCCAACAAACTATTCAGCAGCAAGGAACTGGTGgaggtatgatgatgatgatgggcaTACCTCTTGATCCTGGAAACCCAGGAAGTGTCCATTACCTCCCTGGCAATGATGGAGGACCAGATTTAAAAGTTATGTCAGTAGCTGCCAGGCAAGAGCATTCTCTCTTAAGTCAACGACAGAGAATGTTTTTACAACCAGGACAAAAGATCCCAGGTGCACCTGGATACAAGGTGCCTCCTGGCTTTAGAGGCCATGTGATTCTCGGCGAGAATCTCCCAGTCACAGCAGAGTCACGCGGAGTTGTGCAGGGATTCAACACGCACGTAAGAGTGTCCCCTCAAAGTTCTTACTCAGGTCCAATCTACACATCAGTCAGTGGACCAGATGCTTCTCAACACATCTCTGAAGAGGGTGTACCTGGTGTACATGTTACCTTAAGTGGAGATGACAGGCCATCACATGGGAGAACAGGGAGCGACAGGAGTAGAACATCTCAACAAGTGGGACGAACACACTCAGCCATGAGATCCCAGCCGATCTCTGGCTCGGCACCAGTGACAGCAGGGGGCGCAACGCCGAGAAAATCTTGGGATGGGAGACGAGGTGGCGGGCCAAGGTCCCAAAAGTCGTGGGGTACCCCTGGTATTATCCAGAGAGTAGGAAGTGACGGTGAATGTGGTTATTACTCAATGAACTGCCAGCCTGCTTTTGGACCAAATGAACGCGACCAGATATGTAGACCTATTTTAATTACGATTGGTTGTTGCTGTTGA